From Arachis stenosperma cultivar V10309 chromosome 2, arast.V10309.gnm1.PFL2, whole genome shotgun sequence, one genomic window encodes:
- the LOC130961522 gene encoding 2-oxoglutarate-dependent dioxygenase AOP3: MGSEEKIKLPILNFTKEDLKLGSNSWSFACERVRKALEEHGCFVVVFDKVSDELENGVFNSMKELFDLPTETKMRNNYEGMPLKGYVGQIPKIPLHESMGIDEGTTLHKIQGFAQKLWPNGNHHFCKNLFEYAKIAEELDRMVARMIFESYGLMEEHYEAYMGSTSYLLRLLAHKSPKEVVEEPQLGLVCHTDKSFTTILHQNHVNGLMVETKDGNWIHVDFSSTNSFVVMAGDGLMAWSNERIKSPNHKVVMNYNNKNETRYSLGLFAFYKGILQAPEKLIDEEHPLKYKPFDHLALLNFSYSVNIKDYCGM; encoded by the exons ATGGGTTCCGAAGAAAAAATCAAGCTTCCGATTCTAAACTTCACCAAAGAAGATCTGAAGCTGGGAAGCAATTCCTGGTCATTTGCATGCGAGAGGGTGCGCAAAGCACTCGAAGAACATGGCTGCTTTGTAGTTGTGTTTGATAAAGTTTCTGACGAGCTTGAAAATGGTGTTTTCAATTCCATGAAGGAACTGTTTGATCTCCCAACAGAAACAAAAATGAGAAACAACTATGAGGGGATGCCCTTGAAAGGCTACGTTGGACAGATCCCCAAGATTCCTCTCCATGAAAGCATGGGCATAGATGAGGGAACAACGCTTCACAAGATTCAAGGCTTTGCTCAAAAACTGTGGCCCAATGGAAATCATCATTTCTG TAAGAATTTGTTTGAGTATGCAAAGATAGCAGAGGAATTGGATCGAATGGTAGCAAGAATGATATTTGAAAGTTATGGTCTAATGGAGGAGCATTATGAAGCATACATGGGGTCCACAAGTTATCTCCTAAGGTTGTTGGCACACAAATCACCAAAAGAGGTTGTTGAGGAGCCTCAACTGGGTTTGGTGTGTCACACTGACAAGAGCTTCACAACAATTCTTCACCAAAACCATGTCAATGGACTCATGGTGGAGACAAAAGATGGGAATTGGATCCATGTTGATTTTTCTTCTACTAATTCCTTTGTGGTCATGGCTGGCGATGGTTTAATG GCATGGAGCAATGAGAGAATCAAGTCACCGAACCATAAAGTTGTGATGAATTATAATAACAAGAATGAAACGAGGTACTCTCTTGGTTTGTTTGCCTTTTACAAAGGGATTCTTCAAGCACCTGAAAAGCTTATAGATGAAGAGCACCCTTTGAAGTATAAGCCATTTGATCATCTTGCATTACTGAACTTCAGTTACAGCGTTAACATTAAAGACTATTGTGGCAtgtaa